The following are encoded together in the Peromyscus leucopus breed LL Stock chromosome 1, UCI_PerLeu_2.1, whole genome shotgun sequence genome:
- the Entpd1 gene encoding ectonucleoside triphosphate diphosphohydrolase 1, giving the protein MEDIKDSKVKRFCSKNILIILGFSSVLAVIALIAVGLTQNKPLPENVKYGIVLDAGSSHTNLYIYKWPAEKENDTGVVHQLEECQVKGPGISKYAQKTNEIGTYLAECMKMSTDLIPASKQRETPVYLGATAGMRLLRMESEQSADRVLAAVSRSLSSYPFDFQGAKIITGQEEGAYGWITINYLLGRFIQKQSWRSLISRDHQKQDTFGALDLGGASTQITFVPLNSTIEAPENSLQFRLYGEDYTVYTHSFLCYGKDQALWQKLAKDIQVSSHGTLRDPCFHPGYQKVVNVSELYGTPCTKRFEKRLPFDQFQIQGTGDYEQCQQSILQLFNDSYCPYSRCAFNGVFLPPLHGSFGAFSAFYFVMDFFKKMEKDSISSQEKMTEILKKFCSKPWEEVKTSHPTVKEKYLNEYCFSGAYILTLLLQGYNFTGSSWDQIHFMGKIEDSNAGWTLGYMLNLTNMIPAEQPLSPPLPHSTYVSLMVIFSLILVAVAITGLFLYSKPSYFRKETV; this is encoded by the exons TATGGGATTGTGCTGGACGCCGGGTCTTCGCACACCAACTTGTACATCTACAAGTGGCCGGCTGAGAAGGAGAACGACACAGGCGTGGTGCACCAGTTAGAAGAATGTCAAGTGAAAG GTCCTGGAATCTCAAAATATgctcagaaaacaaatgaaataggCACATACTTGGCCGAATGCATGAAAATGTCCACTGACTTGATTCCAGCATCTAAGCAGCGTGAGACACCTGTGTACCTGGGAGCCACGGCTGGCATGCGCTTACTTAG AATGGAAAGTGAACAATCAGCAGACAGGGTCCTGGCTGCAGTGTCAAGAAGCCTGAGCAGCTACCCCTTTGACTTCCAGGGTGCCAAGATCATCACTGGCCAAGAGGAAGGTGCTTATGGGTGGATTACTATCAACTACCTGCTGGGCAGATTCATTCAG AAACAGAGTTGGCGAAGCCTCATCTCAAGAGACCATCAAAAACAGGACACGTTTGGCGCTTTGGATCTCGGAGGCGCCTCTACACAAATCACCTTTGTGCCCCTCAACAGCACTATAGAGGCCCCAGAAAACTCTCTGCAATTTCGCCTCTATGGTGAGGACtacactgtgtacacacacagcttCCTGTGCTATGGGAAGGACCAGGCGCTCTGGCAGAAACTAGCCAAGGACATTCAG GTTTCAAGTCACGGGACCCTCAGGGACCCATGCTTTCACCCGGGATACCAGAAGGTAGTGAATGTAAGCGAGCTCTATGGCACCCCCTGCACCAAGAGGTTTGAAAAGAGGCTACCGTTTGATCAGTTTCAAATCCAGGGCACTGGAGACTACGAACAGTGCCAGCAGAGCATCCTCCAGCTCTTCAACGACAGCTACTGCCCGTACTCCCGGTGCGCCTTCAACGGTGTCTTCTTACCACCCCTCCATGGGAGTTTTGGG GCATTTTCAGCTTTCTACTTTGTGATGGATTTTTTTAAGAAGATGGAAAAAGACAGTATCTCCTCCCAGGAAAAGATGACTgagatcttaaaaaaattttgCTCAAAGCCTTGGGAAGAG GTAAAAACATCTCATCCTACAGTAAAGGAAAAGTACCTGAATGAATACTGCTTCTCAGGGGCTTACATCCTCACCctccttctgcaaggctataaCTTCACAGGCAGTTCCTGGGACCAGATTCATTTTATGGGCAAG ATCGAGGACAGCAATGCCGGGTGGACTTTGGGCTACATGCTGAACTTGACCAACATGATCCCAGCCGAACAGCCATTATCCCCGCCTCTCCCTCACTCCACCTACGTCAGCCTCATGGTTATCTTCTCCCTGATCTTGGTTGCTGTGGCCATCACAGGCCTGTTCCTCTATAGCAAGCCTTCATATTTCCGGAAAGAGACGGTATAG